The Mustela nigripes isolate SB6536 chromosome X, MUSNIG.SB6536, whole genome shotgun sequence genomic sequence gtgggGACAGGAGCACAGAGGGTGTGGAGTCTGATGCatggagttaaaatttttaaattaaaattaaaattaaaattaaaatcgtgacctgagctaaaatcaagagtcggacacttaaccaacctcaccacctgggtgccccatgatttcttcttttaaaggaagggctttataaaagataatttgtggaagagaaaatacaaaaaaaaaaaaatctgtttgttttcttgtaaCTTATTTACATATCAGGTAAGGGATATattcaggttaaaaaaatattatatatatatatatatatatatatatcacattacCGGTACCGAcgagctttaaaatattttcttccggAATATTCCTTTGTCTAACCAACTCCTTGAATTTCTCAACGTCTTCCTCATTGACTTGATTTGTTCTGCCTGAAAATCACAAGGCGTAAAGCAGAAATTGCCCATTAGACCCTTAGGGATTTCTGAATACAGAACGAGAAGCACGAAGGGGGAAATCTAGTCTTTCACTGAGTCTCAGACCATTACCATTGACCTTGTCTCAATGTCAGCTGTCCGACTTAGGTGGATAGGAGCCATTAAACTCTCCATGATTGCATGGCCATGAGCTGTCCAGGACTGCAGGACCCCAGGGACACATCAAGAACTTCATGAATCTTGGACCCAACCCATCAAGAACATCCAATCTATGGTGTGTCTACCTTTGCCTCAGAATCTGTGTCTGACACGCACGTTGGGTTCTGGACCCAAACTACAAAGGTGATTCTCACCTTCCAGACAAATAACATCCCCATGGCACGTAGGCTCAGAGATGGcttgtttcatcttgttttgttttttgttttttgttttttgtttttcaatttaaaCCACAGTACTCCAATGCCTTTTTCCAGATTGAAACCCAGGATCTCAGAAACTCTAGCACCCATCTCCACACACTTGTGTGTTATTCAGGGATTGAAATAGTCCGTGTTGGCAACAACAATGCATTAGAAAGACGAAATAGAATGAAGGTTTATTTTGAAAGCCTCTGTCCCGAGGCTGGTCAGtggatttgggaaaaaaaaaggagggggttgTAAATTGAAGGATTGGGGTCAACGTGAAGAAAGCTGAGGTTTGAAATTAGTTGACCTGCTACGAAACTATTTCTAATgaaactcagttttgttttgtttttaattttccattttaacaaatGGGAGTGATTTTTAAAGACCTCCGTCTTCTCCTGACTTTTGTTGACACCTTTCTTTTTCGAATCATTCCAGAATCCTTGACACAATGCGCATGAAGACTCTGGCCTGGTTGGCAGAATCATGAATCGTGTCCCAAAGTACTGATTTTCTCTGTGAAAATGCTGACAGTCGCGATATGATACGGCCAGGACCACCGCTAGGATGTCCTACGTACCAGCCAATAAAACGAGATCTGTGGTGTGTCCTTCCTCGTCCATGTTGATATCATACCCCAGCATAACGTTTGGGGTTATCCTGACAACTTGGAAATCGTTGGTCCCCTCATctgtgagggagaaaaaaaatatatatatatgtaaaatttgtataaacttatataaaatttatatatgtctataaaGACTCGCCTTTGTTAATTTATGGTAGATTGGCTTTACTGTGACGTCGTTGGCATATGGGTAACGACATTCTCGTACCAGACTCTGCGTCCCCTTGGCGGTGTAGTATAAACATTAATGTTGCTTATGACAATGAAAACAAGAAGGGTAGGGAACACTTTTCCTTAGTGCTACCTTCTTCGGCAATGAAACATTTCACACCTCCCAGGGTTACTAAAACAGTCCCTAAAATGGTTGCCATGACACCCAAGGGTCTTCAAACAACATGCGTTGGGATTATATAGCATATTATCATATACAAGTTTGAAATCTTTTCATATGGGCCATATCCCAGCAATGGAGTTGACCTGTCTTTAGACCAGCTGCGGTTCAAAACTATGCATAACCTTATGCTGAGTGTCTAGTCTGCATGGGGCAACCCTCCGGGCCTTTGGTTAACACCAAAGTCTGCATTCACTCTTCCCCTTCATCTAGGTGTATTGGTGAACACATTGAAAACTTCCACAAATGCACCCATTTTTATGACTATTGGTTATACTGTGAGCACATCATGGGTGGGGACAATCTCAACATTCGGTTCAGATCCCGCAAGCACGGGGCACCTTCCTCTCTGGCTGTTCCCATCCATCCTGCCAcgtttctaagaaaaagaaaacaccaccGATCCACACATCATGTCTTCACCAAACCTTCCCACACCCATTCTCCCTTCACACCACAGCATACATAACACCTTATTGGAACCACTGCTCCAGATTTTACCTGAAACTCTGCCGGTTTGTGTGTCCCACTGAACTAGCATTAGTCTACCACGGCGAAAGACCAAGGAGCCCCGGACGGAACTTCACCGTCTCCCGGACAAGTCTCTGAGCCTTGCCCAAGCCTACTCTAGCTCCAAGAGTCTGGGGTTAGGTGAAAGAATTTAAATATGGTTTTGTGCATCTCTATAAAGATTTTCGGTAACCACTTGCTTGGATGACGATGTCCTAAAGGAAGGCTTTGCAGGAAACCTCACTAAGTTGGTTTATAAAGGGAACGCAGGTCATGGAAGAGGTGGGATTAAATACATTCAGGCCACCACTAGTTTGGTCCCTTGGTTTCTCCAGAACGGACCTGGGTAGGTTCCAAATCCTAGTTCCCAAAGTCAGCTCAAAGTAAGTCAAGCTCATGGTCTTTCTCTCCTGCCTTAAATTGCCGTGCCCAAATCCCATTAAAAAGGGCTacagaaatgcagaaaataaaagaaagggtgaTGGAGAACATCAATGgcacaagaaaacagaaagatcaTCTACaagtaagagaaatgaaatcataatttaaaaaaaaatctcctggtAATATAGACGTGGCCGAAGGACAGGCATGTAATTGACTTTATTTCCGTATCTTCTACTTAACTACATACTCATTGTGCTGTTTCTTATCTCAGACAAGGGCTGTAACCACAGATTTACACATTTACATTCTCATATGATAGTTAGACATGAGGCCACTTAAAATTTGGAACGTTGTTTAGGGTCATTAGAAAGCGCttagtggggacacctgggtggctcactggttaagcagctgccttcggctcaggtcatgatcccagcgtcctgggatcgagtcccacatcgggctccttgctcagcagggaacctgcttctccctctgactctgcctgcctctctgtctgcctgtgctcgatctctccccctctctctctctggtaaataaataaaatctttaaaaaaaaaaaaagattataataaaaaaaaaagattataataaaaaaaaaaaaaagaaagcgctTAGTGATGTGATTCTAAACCGACATCCACATGGCTTTCGACAGAAGCTGAGCTTATGAAGAAATGTGCCTGGTGTTGGAAATAACTGATTCCCTTGGATTTTAAGTTAATCGCCGGCTCATGGAACGGTATAAGAGGctttaagacaattttttaaaaaatgtattccactggggcaccttagtggctcagtgggttaaagcctacgcctttggctcaggtcatgatctcagggtcctgggatcgagtcccgcatcgggctctctgctcagtggggagcctgcttcctcctctctctctgcctgcctctctgcccacttgtgatctctcgctgtcaaataaataaagtctgtgaaaataaaataaaatgcattccaTTAAAGCAAAATGACATCAATACGTAAGCTCAGGATAGACCCGTTAGATTGAGTTCCTAAGGTCATTTTACCTTATCTGGCAACATTTTCATGCAGTTGAGAACCTTAGGAAACAAACCATCTAAACACGGTCTGACCACTCCCTTAATAATACTCGTAATTGGAAGGAGTCACCCATGTCCTATGATCGAACTGTCTGTGCATGACAAAATAAAGTGCTCGGAAGATTTAGGGATATTGTGCCCGGTCATACTTCTGATCGTTCATCAAAGTAGAATTCAGGAATACAGTGTTCCGGAAAGAAAGTTGAGGTGAAGAATTCAATCTTAAAATATCCGGAAACCGATGATACTTACAATCGACACGGATCAATTCGTTAAGTCCTATTGTTCCCGTGATTGATTTTTCTTGGCATTCTCCATTCTGCCTAAAAATCAAAAATGTCTTTAAGTGGGTGGGCGAAAACCGTGAAACCCTGGTCCGTAATGAACATCTTTGTTCTTTGGGCCACAGAAAACCCTATTTGAGGTGTCCCGTCAGTGCCTAGGAACCATGGTAAACAACGTGACCTTCGGAAGAGAAATAGGTGTCCCACCATCAAGGGTCACCTGGCAAGGATGTCTTTGTCTACACCTGGCATCAGACTAGTCGTTTTAAGGACAGGACATACAAAACACGTCGTATTTAAAGCCAGTTAAACATGAAGACATATGAGGGAGCCCCCggggggctcagatggtttagcatctgcctttggctcagatcatgatcctggggtcccaggattgagtcccagcgggctccctgctcagcagggtgtctgctgctccctttccctctgaccctcctcctcacctgtgctttctctatctaaaataagtaaataaatagataaataataaaaaatacataaaaaatccaaaatactggaaagttgttaaaatattagaaaataataaacattttctggTAACAGAGAGAAATAGCTCTCGAGACACGCCTGAGCTATTCTCACAACACAGGGAAAGATTTCTTACccaatataaaaaacaaaaacacatccccccaaaaagaacaaagaaatatggGTTTAATTTAATCAGAACCACGAacttccattaaaaacaaaaaacctaagaAAACGAAACACCgaacaacatatatatataaacacattgcACCCACACACCCACCGACACACACAAGCCCACATGATTCACGTATGTGATATGTGGAAAGTAAATGCATATTCGAAACAATCGTCATCTATGTGTCCCATATATAGCAAAAgagtctgtgtgtctctgtgaccaaaaaatgtgtatttggaaAAATAGGAACATTGCGTACAACACAAATAATTCAACAGGAAAGAGTCCGACTAAAATGAAGCAAGGTGTTGAACAGATAGGTCACAAAAGAGGGGCCCCAGGAAGCCGAGGTCCCCACTTTGAGTCATTAGGGACGTGCAAAGTAAAACCCTGTACCTACATGGGTAAAGCTTTATGGCGGCTGAGAAAAGCCAGAGGAGACGCACTGTGTGCGATTCCCCTGTGTGATGGTCTGGAACAGAGGAGCAAAGCTTGTCAGAAAAGTTCTCCAAGGGGCCACACGGGCAGAccctgggagagaagcagacttgcgGTGGCGATGGAAAGGTCCCATCCCTTGACTAGCAATGACCAACGGtcgtacatgtgtgtgtgtgaaaacgcACCCACTATGCCTTCACGTGCACGCCTGCGATCTCACGTGCATGACATTTCTGTAGACCTGACTGCAGAATGAGGGGCCCCAAGTAAAGTCAAAGAAATGCAGACggatataaaagtataaaaatgaccCCAAAACATCATAggggattctttaaaaaaaatatggaggagctcctgggtggctcagggggttaagcttctgccttcagctcaggtcatgatctcagggtcctgggatcgagccccgcatggggctctctgctcagtgggaagcctgctcccccccaattctctctgcctacctctctgcctacttgtcatctctctctctctctctgtccaataaataaataaaaaatatttaaaaatatttttaaaaatatggaaaactgaCAGATATACTTATTAGCTTATGATGTCTGCGtaatttcattatatgtatatataacatctaACCAACAGTATCGTAGATTATACATAATCAATTCTATATCTATCGGGATAGGATATGTGTGTCATTtgattatgtgtatgtataacaCATAATCAACCACATTGTAGAGTGTATGTAatcaattatataattaattatatagcAGTTGTATTGGTCAactatatatcaattatataattatatacctgCATAgcattatatatactataattattttgtattatatatagcAGTTTATCCATGACTAAGATCAGAAAGCATTCCAGTACTATTAATGGAAGGCTTGCACTACTGCTgtcatacatatataaaataattatatgttacCATGTATAgattatgcattttatatattttaatcatattataataattgttattatatattataatttattatatattaaaattattatgtattattacatattatgATTGTAAAACACGTTTATAGTTATCAAACATGTTCATTCGTGATATTTGTACATcaattatatcaattatatttgtatatgtaaaaatatatatatttgtattatacattattatgtaataatatacattacatatcatgtattatatataatattatttatatatcatatatttatataacatattattatatgCTATAAttgtatcatatataatatattatgaatattatattatatattatgtattatatattattatatattataattgcCAACCACGTTTATAATTATCTAACATGTTCACTTGTGATATTTCCATACCCATTACATCAAttacatttgtatatgtataaacCCATCTCTCCGAACGTAACCCTCTTATTTTACTTTCTCCACGCTCatcttttttttgccttttgttcttCAGCACCTGTGCCTGTGTGTGGAAACTAGAGAGACAGGTCCTCACCCAGTTTCTTATAAGGCACGACTTTTGACGCATGTCCTGAACCCCTTTATCCTTGGAAGAATCACCCTCCCCTCTAagccccttccaatttctccccgACTCTTAACAGATGAACGCATCTCTCTCCTCATTTTCAGTCCTGGGCTCCTGTGTGTTCTCCCGCCAGGACCTTGCCGGGTATCTCTAAGCCTCGTACTATTTCCTTTACATCTCCCTCAAGGCCCCGTTTGCAAAGTTCTGCCACTTTTCTTGCACTGCCAACTTTTCCGACTATGAAGCCATCATCCGTTTCCAGTGCAGTTCTCCCTGGATCGGAAGGACTGCAAACAGTAAAGATTAACAATTCCCTTTCCACGTGCCCTGCAAACATCGGTTTTAACCTTACACACAGTGGCTCTGTCTGCATGATTTTGTGCTTTGGGATGccctatatttcttttaaatgattcctcctgcttccttccttcaatTCAAAGCCCTTTCTGTTCATCCGTGTGCCAACACGTgtcctgtttcttcctcctttgtTGGAAAATTCCCAGTTCCATCTTCAAAGGCATCCTATACATACCCTGTTCCTTGTGACCTTTCATAgaacaccccccaacccccaccataCAATCACGGGCCATTTTCAGGGGGTCTCTTTCCATCTAGACCTTACCCTTACCATAGAATTTCATTGTGGTATTCTTAGGAGTTTAGAGATCTGGATCAGACTCTATTTTACCAGTgaaggtaataaataaataaaaaattctcatCTTCTCTTAGTCTTTTGAGTTCTTAGTAAAATGCCTATCCTATAGTGGGCATTTCATAACTAATAGTTGAAGTAGCAAAGGCTTTGGTAAAGGTCACAATTTGATGATGTTCAAAATTTGCTACTTGTGAGATCTGCAGGGTAGAGAATGATAGAGCCAGTGGCAGGAAACCTACAGTCCCAGAAGCTCCATGAAGACCATCTCCTTAGAGCAAGAAGGCTGTGCTCAATTTATAAGGAACTGAGACTTCAAGGCCATGCAGATATTACATTGCAAACATGGAGCTCAGATGCATTAACAGGTGTGTTTGCTCTGTGTgatttttacttacttgacaAAAAAATCGAATAAGATTCTCCTTCTTGGCACGTCCACATCAATACGTCTCATATAACCCCTGAATGGGCTGTTTTCCCTGAGCTTCTCAAAGTTGCTAGCGGCCATGTACATCGTCTGCCATTGTCCTGTAAGCTAAAGGCAAAGGTCCTATCAGTAactttattcaatttctttttattttctccgaCATCATTCCATATGGTTATGCCTTGTCTTTTGCATCAGCACAGAACTAACTTTTTGAAGGATTTATAAACTACTGGAAAAAGCCAAGTCGGCAACAAATCAACACATTTGACATAGTCCTAAAATAGCATATCCATTCTTACCCAATGCAAGACCTCCACCCTGATAGCTCATGGGCTGTTGCATGTCCTCTTTTACAAGTACACTAGAGATGTATAAAGGGCCAGTTAGTAGACTCTAGGAGACACGTACAGTAGACATGTGTAAGAAGCCTATTTACAGAGGAGTTCTCAGTTTCCAGGTAGATGGCTAACCCTGACACATATCAATTAGATAGACATAGTAAACCCCCCCaaaacatgcacatacacataaagACCTCTTTGTCAGATCACCCAGTTTCTGGTACCTGTGCCAAATCATTAAGTAAGGGTAGCTGGGCGTCGCAAACCGCAACCAGGACAAGAGACAACAGTAAGATCTTCATGTCTCCAGCACGTCTTGGTTCCTCCTCTGAAGAAGCTCTGAGTAGATTGCCGGTTGCTAAGATTCTGAATTCTCATTGCTTTATATAGCACATGTCTGTGGATGTGGCAATGTTTGTCTATTTGTCATTTGTCATTCTTTTCAAGGGAGCGTTGTGTAACACTGACAACATCCTGGTTGGCGGTGATGTATGCCAAAGACCTATGAGATCTGGGGCAAGTTGCTCATTTCTTCCTCGACTCTGGAAAAGACATTCAGAAGCTCGGTTGGCCTGTACCATTGTTTGGATCAAGCCTGCATATCTCATGTAATGTGGATACTCCCTCGTTCATTCTTGGGGAAAAGAGATGTGCCCTTCCCTCTTTGTTGGATACGTTGTGAGGAGATCACCTTCCTGCCCCAGCACAAGTGTTCCCTGTTCCTTGTGAAAATATGGAAGGATGGACGTGGGGGCTTTGCCACAGACCAACTCATAAATACAAATGCCAACATGCAGGTTGGGAGACATCTGGTCTTCCTTTTTCCCAGCAAGCTGAGGGTGAAACCACTTTGAGGCTCTTCATAGACAAAGCTGGACACAGTCCTGAGCGTGTCTGTCCCTCTGAGCTTATTATGAATATCAGATAATTATATACCTACGGAAAGCTCATAGGAGAGTGTTTAGCTTGGAGAAAATAGGTcttaaattgttatttatatCTTTGAAGAAAACCAGTGAACCAGTCAATCAAATAAGAGCCTTTTAGGAAGCTGCTACCATCATTGGTTTGTTCAACATTAAATGAACTTGCCACTCATCCTTACAGGCTAATAAAGTGAAACAAGAAAACAGGTATCTTGCGATTCTTTTGCTCACATCTGGTTAATGATGAAATAGAATAGGGGGCTGTGGGATAAGAACAGAAAGACTGGAATGCCTAGAATAAATGAGTATCTTTTTAAATACGATAAGACCAGGGTAAACAAGGT encodes the following:
- the LOC132007498 gene encoding odorant-binding protein-like, which encodes MKILLLSLVLVAVCDAQLPLLNDLAQLTGQWQTMYMAASNFEKLRENSPFRGYMRRIDVDVPRRRILFDFFVKQNGECQEKSITGTIGLNELIRVDYEGTNDFQVVRITPNVMLGYDINMDEEGHTTDLVLLAGRTNQVNEEDVEKFKELVRQRNIPEENILKLVGTDDCPTN